The sequence tttatttttagtaagtaatttttttatgtagattATCATGATtgtgttcttattttttaatgtggtaTATTTATTGTAGCTGTTTTTTCTGTATCATAtcatttgatgaaattatcTTATTGGATCTAGTTGGTTTTGCAATGAGTTTTTTCTTACATTAGAAATGTTTTTGACACAACTCGCGGCAGGCCACGAATATAGTAATAAATAAATCCCATCAGTCATGCACTTTATATGCTCTCTTGTGTGAAAGAAAGATATTTGCATAATCCAGTCTTTGAATcccagataaataaataaataaaaggacatGTATTTGCAATTTTCCTTCTGACAGCAACAAGAACATTATTTCTCTGCATCAAGAATTCAAGAGTTACGTTGCATGCAAGGAGAAAACTGTTAAGAGCCATCGAGTAAAATGAAAGTATGAGGCCGAAAAATTTGTCTATATTTGGTCATTAATATGCTACACGGAAGAAATGTATTTGATTGATGAAGAATACGGAGAGCACCAAAGTTGAAGATTAATTATTacacaattcaaaatcaaaatagaacTCATTGATTAATTTCATTAGGCTGCGAAGCTGGACATAGATGAAGCTTCTTGAACTTCAAATGAGACGAGGAACATTGATGTGGGAGGCTCTCTTGGATTTTGGACAATGATAATCTACTTGACCAAGGACAAAATCTGCCGATGACATGAAGGCCATCTCTTGTAAGATTTGGCTATAAGAGGGCCAAGCTAGTCATGTAATGTTCTGGAAAAATGCGTAAATCATACAAACTTAGAAGTCTATAATTCAGATACACAGGGGCATGATGTCGTGGGTGTCTCGGGACAACAAAACCAAGGAAAATTATGAATTCTGAATGCATGGTCTTTACTATTTATCCAACCTTGGAATTATGGAAGAGGTCAATTTATGCGTCACCATCAACGTCAACTGTTCTTACCAAATTTCTCGTCATAATCTTTCCTTCCGTGTAGCAATTTGTTTGAGAAGTTTATGCAACGTAGTTTTCAGAAACGGATTACACCGGGGATCACGCAGCAATAGGAACTTCTTTTCGTAATCAGGTGGTAAAAGCCCTGCTGCAAGACTAGCTGATGAAACAAGCCAAAACCAGTCAGGGTTTGCTTTATCTCTGTAGGTTTTGTAGCAGATCAGACGCCTGCTTTCTTTATGGTTCACAGATTTATTCATCTATCCAAGATTCCTGAAAATTAATCAAACATGATTGCAGCACAGAGAAAGACATCACAtgatttgatagtttaaattGAAGTCTACAGCTGATTGAATATGTTTTCTTCTTGGGTCACAGATTGTATCTCCAGAAAATGgtgggagggggggggggcaggaaaaaaaaaacaacctgtCATGAAACGAAAAAGTGAACtcaaattaaggaaaaaacaagaatctgTCATCTTTGTAAATTTTAAGAACTGAATTATAAGATGAACCTGTGGTTGTAAAAGTAAGTTATGTGCTATACATGTCCTGATGTATCATTTGATTAGCCCTAAATCAACACCTTCCCTCCTAACATGGATGAGATAAATGGAGTAAAACCCAAAGCTCCAAACTCATGGCCCATGTTTTCCTAGTTTTCTGTTTCCTATGGTCATTTTAGATATCTTCTTCCAGAGTATGTGTAACATTTGGTCCTACTGATGCTGTAGCAAGGCCTTGAAGCAACTCGATGACATCAGGCGTATCATCGAGATAGTATTTTGCCTTGCTTGGCTTATGACCGACAGTGCAGGCAAACACTTCTGCAATGGGTGGCAATGATGGATTGCCAACAAGTCTTGCAATGGTCTCGAACATATCCTCATCTGACCTGTCATCGCCGATGCAGAATAGGAAATCGGGTGACTTGCCCTTACTTCGCATGCTTGAAATAAGGTCTTCAACAACTACACCTTTGCTTACTCCCTGAAATTCACCAAAAAAGAAAGGTCAAGGATATATAACCCAACTTCTCCAGATTTATACGGGAAGTCAAGGATCATAACCTAACTTCCCATTTATGAAACAACCAAATCTTACTCAACATCAATTAACAGTGCAGGTGCCTCTTGAATGACAGCAAATATGCAAAGATAGAAAGATAAAACTACAAtgcaacttctttctttttgcagTAGACATGGTAACATATTGTATCACTAGACAAACTGCATATACTACAGATACAGTTGTACCAAAATAACCACAGCCCATATAATTTCATATTCATAAAGCAAATTTCTTTCTCCATCTGAACTTCAGTGACTAATGCAATTCAGAAGCacatctttctctctttcactTCAGAATATCAAACCTCTAGTGGCTGGCACCATAACtactaaattgaaaatagttCAATACGTTTCATTACCTGCGGTTTCACCTCAACAATCTGTCGGCCCCTTTTAACAACTACAGGCTCGTTAGCAAGGACACTCTCCAAGTGATCAAGAAGCTCTTTAGCCTGGCAGCCGCCGAAATCAGGGTCCGCATCTTGATAGTGCCAAACTAGTGCACTTTCTTTGTGCTCTATGAAAGATCCATCAGTTGTCGCTGTGTACACCTCCATGACAGGTTCTACAGTCTTTTTCCAATCACAATCCATTGCGACTGAGCAAGTCTCCCATTGAGAATCCCTTGTCCACCTAAATGTAAACAGGATCGTCAAGAGCTAAAATAGATAACACTCAAATCCATGCATCACATAAGCTAATGAAATACAAAAGACTATACCTAGTAAAGTAACCATGCTCAGCTGAAATACCCAATTTCTCACATGGAAAGAACCATTTGCTTAGAGGATCCCTTCCTCTGCCGCTCACAATGAAAACAATGTTCTTGGGATCGCTGCATAAGCAATTCAGGATTGAAATAACTTCATTTCTGGGTGTTTTGTCAACAGCAGACTTTGGCTTCATAGTTCCATCATAGTCTAAAAGGATTAACCGGCTGTTTGTATTGTTATAGGCAGCAACAATTGTTTCGACCGTAAGCATTCTAAAGTTTTTTCCCACAGCAGCAGCTCTGAAATTCAAACCAAATCCGACATTGTAATACCTCTTGAGATGATGCTCTTTGCAAGCTCTATCAAGGTCCTGATCAAAACTCCTCGCCCAAAAAGCAACGTCGTGAGAGCTAATATAATTATAGTGCTTCTCGTGGCGCAAATGTTTCTCTTCATCCTTCATGTGGATACCCACATACATGGCATCAGCCACAGCATTTACGTCCCAAGGATTGACACGATATGCCCCGCTGAGGGACGGTGAGCATCCAATGAATTCTGACACAATTAGGAAACTTTTCCTTTTATCTGATTCATTAAGCCCCAATGCCTTGTCTAAAACAGGGCTGCCCTGCCTACAAACAGTGTATTTATATGAAACCAAATTCATCCCATCCCTAACAGCATTAACCACACAACATTCAGATATCGCATAGTACGCTGCTTTCTCTAGAGCGCTTAATggatcattaataaaaacaattggcTCATAGCCTTCTTTACCGTATTTATTATTGATCTGTTGAGCAATGACACTGGTCTCAAGTCTGACTTCTTGCACATCCTTACCCCGACTTCTGGCCGGATTAGCAATCTGGACTAATACCACGCTCCCTATCAATTCCGGATGCATTTCCAAAAGTCTCCCCATCGCTGAAAACTTCAAGCTAATACCTTTAAACATATCCAGATCATCCACACCAACCATCACAACTTTCCCTTCAAATTTCTCCTTCAATTGCTTGGCCAAAGTAGCAGTCTGCTCCATGTTCAGATCCGACTCAAGCTGTCCCATATGAATTCCCACAGGCAAGATCTTAATATTGATAGTCTTACCACAGTAATCAAGACCAATGTAACCCCTTTTGCACTGATAATCAATGCCCAGCAACCTACTACAACAAGACAAGAAATGCCTAGCATAATCAAAAGTATGAAACCCAATAAGATCACAGTTCAAAAGAGACCTCAAAATCTGCTCCCTAACAGGTATAGTCCTATATATCTCAGATGATGGGAATGGACTATGCAAAAAGAAGCCAAGTTTAACTCTTGTGTACCTATTCCTCAAGATACTAGGCAACACCATAAGATGATAGTCATGCACCCAAACAGAATCCTTATCAGGCCAAAGAATCTCAGCTACTTTGTTTGCAAACAATTGATTAGCTACTATATAACCCTCCCAAAGCGACTTATCAAAACGTACACCGCCATGACTAGGCGACAAAGGCAACATATAATGAAACAAAGGCCATAAATAGTGCTTGCAAAATCCATGATAATACTTGTTCTTTTGATCAACAGTCAAGAAAACAGGGACGCATCTAAACTTATGAAACATCAATTGTGCAACCTCTTCTTGATCTTCCTTTTCAACATCAACCTTTAACATCCCCACGTACCAAACTTCTGTATTAGCAGGAAACCCGTCTTTTAACTGCAAAACAAGACTATCcttgtcaaattcaaaaaaccAACCTTTTGTTCCTTCATTCCGGTACCCTCTTATTGGCAGCTGATTTGCCACAACGATCCTTCGTTGTTTTGACACGACAGGACCTTGACCATGTTCATCGCCAACCTCACATCCAAGTTCATTCATTACAGCAGGGATCCGTTCCAGTCCACGAAAATCATTAACCGAAATCATATCCAGGCTGTCTTTGCAGGACTGTGTAATCATGTTCTTTTCGAAACAAGAAACCAAAGAAATAATTCAAGAAAGCTAAAAAGGAGAAGCCAAGAACGCTGGTTTTAGGCTGGTTGATAATGAAGATAAAGAAAGAGGGGAAGGTTTGTATTTGTATGAATGATTATAGAGAGAAAACATAGACAGATTGATTTAATTTCCATTATAgtgaagagagagaagagagagctgTATTctggaaagaaaatcaaagatggATAAGAACCACGAAGAGGCAGGCTTGAAGGGTGTATTTATACGTCTGTGAACAATGAGGTGGATTGGACGGTCgatatttgatttttgaggGTTTTTTATGGTGGGGTCTACTGGCGACTGTTTAGTACTGCACAGTAGCTGACTATCGGCTTGTCTTTGCATCTGTTTACCGATACTAGCCGGTTACTTTCTGGCCCTGTAGGTTACTGAAATGGGAAACAAATAAAGAGAGCACGTGATTTAATTTACCTGTGGGCACCCACAAATATTTCACGCttgttttcaaaatcttttttatttaataatatttttatttaatttttaaactttatttttatcacaaacaaatcaaaataattcaaaatcgtcataaaaaattaatttaaacacaaaaagaaacaagTTCTTACAAAGTTCATCTCAAACTACTGGGACATCACCCCAGAAGAATTTACTGTGAAATAAAATATACGGAATgatttaaatgatttattttaaaataatgtataaaaTCGCTATTATATTATAGCAAaaggaatgttttttttttttatggatatgatgtaaaaaacaagagattaaaaattaaaaaatagattggtACAATAATTATCatcttttattcaatattttaaaagtcaaattGAGTTTATTGTTGAAGGCATGGCGTTGATTATTCTAAGAGGATAAGATCACAGCAATTAATGGCTTTGGTAGACTACCAGAAAGCTTATCTTGTGGGTTAGTCTAAATCAGTAAAGaccattatttgttttaatatatttatttattgacggAAATAACTGTGAATAAACTGCGTAACACGTGTGTGGTTCAGCTTTACAGCTAAGATAGGCTTTACTCGGTCAGGGACGGTGAATTTAGTAGGAAGCAGGTAGATAGCTACTGCCTCCACACGGTTGGCACGTGTAGATACGCCTCCTTAGAACGCtcacaaattattttccataCTTCTTCTTACGTTACTGGTAGCGCGTCGCGCTACGCTACCTCTGAGAAAAGAAGACATGTTTAGCCGAAAACTTTTAATCTGGGTTTTcacttattttgaatttcaaattaaattatgatacTCGTCGACTTGGaggtggttgtttttttaaaataatattatttttttaatatcaaaatgaaACTGGATTTGTAACCTTATCTCATCGAATTCATAATTTGAGTTATCAACTCCAGTAAATTTACcaactttttgaattttttatctaattttatgataattaacatatatatttttaaaagataatttaaatttcgaaaaaatgttttttttttttgcaaaattacacttttttgtttatgtattttcttgttttaagaaacatgtttttttttattagcaacgtgattttttgaataaaaactaaaggaaattcaaataaatatttaaaaaattttcaagaatttaaattaagaaGATATTGTGTATCCCTTCAATCAAAActccttgtttatttttattctagaaatattgacttttaaaaaaacatatcacaattttaaaagaaagtttcaacaaaaatataaaaaaaatcataactccAGAATGTatgaaaaactaaagaataattgatttgataaaataatataaaaaataacgataatataattaaaataaataaatattttattcttatagaACATTCAtgagtattttgttttaaaaaatatatattaagctcATATATAATTTGATACAATCCAAGTAAAGTCACATTTGGATTTTAGCATAAAATTTTCTACCGTTTAGTTTACGTCATTGAgcataaatcttaattaaatcgTTGGATCGAACTGGAAAATTTACAGAAGATTtcagagatatttttttatgttgggatAAAATTTTAGACAAATTAGTAGTTCATGAAAGACTAGTAATATAGGTCAGAACAGGCTGCaggaattttgttatttacttccttttaacTTGTGGATTTCATATTTAGTAAAGATCATTTTTGTACAAGGATGTGACacttgttttgggaatttcttAGTTCTATAAGGATTTTTAATGGGTTGCAATCTAATTTTTATGTGTGTTAAAGATTCGTTAATATttccaaaatccttttcttataaaattttttattcatcagtTACACAAAGAAATAAGAgctgataatatttaatgacatattattttttaggatcaTTCGACAACATTGCaggctataaaaaaaaaggtcttatATCAAACTTgtattgttttcctttcttcttctcataGCAGTATGGAGATTaacttatgatttttatttttattattccgaCTATAGCTCAAGACTTGTTTATATCATTGTTTGAGCTTACTAGTATAGGTtttatggttaattttttaGGAGTATTTAAAATCTTGTAAACCTAAGTTTCAGCAACCTTTTGATCAATAATAATTCtaaacttttcaatttaatatgtgagatatattcatgtatttttttttaattcttaaatgaACTAAATATGATTTATAGAAGATTAACTGGTTTTATGGTGTCATTCgatttcatttcaataataCTAATACCTTGTGACATGTTTTCATTGTGTTACATTTCTATCagatctcttttaatttttcagaatCAAATTTCAATATTGAGTGTGATTTGTGTGGCTATGTGATCACAATATTCACATCATTACtattcataaataattattgatatcATTATCAAGATTTTCGATCTTGTTTGAAAACTATGTcataatcatgaaaaatatgaaaattaaaaaaccaaactaaacttTCAATAAAACTACAAGGGACCAAAtccaaacaatataaaaaattaagggatCAAAATGAACTTTCACTAAAACTACAGGGATCAAccatgaaaaatctaaaaataaagataCTAGACTGGGTTTTCAC is a genomic window of Populus alba chromosome 18, ASM523922v2, whole genome shotgun sequence containing:
- the LOC118034252 gene encoding probable alpha,alpha-trehalose-phosphate synthase [UDP-forming] 11, which gives rise to MITQSCKDSLDMISVNDFRGLERIPAVMNELGCEVGDEHGQGPVVSKQRRIVVANQLPIRGYRNEGTKGWFFEFDKDSLVLQLKDGFPANTEVWYVGMLKVDVEKEDQEEVAQLMFHKFRCVPVFLTVDQKNKYYHGFCKHYLWPLFHYMLPLSPSHGGVRFDKSLWEGYIVANQLFANKVAEILWPDKDSVWVHDYHLMVLPSILRNRYTRVKLGFFLHSPFPSSEIYRTIPVREQILRSLLNCDLIGFHTFDYARHFLSCCSRLLGIDYQCKRGYIGLDYCGKTINIKILPVGIHMGQLESDLNMEQTATLAKQLKEKFEGKVVMVGVDDLDMFKGISLKFSAMGRLLEMHPELIGSVVLVQIANPARSRGKDVQEVRLETSVIAQQINNKYGKEGYEPIVFINDPLSALEKAAYYAISECCVVNAVRDGMNLVSYKYTVCRQGSPVLDKALGLNESDKRKSFLIVSEFIGCSPSLSGAYRVNPWDVNAVADAMYVGIHMKDEEKHLRHEKHYNYISSHDVAFWARSFDQDLDRACKEHHLKRYYNVGFGLNFRAAAVGKNFRMLTVETIVAAYNNTNSRLILLDYDGTMKPKSAVDKTPRNEVISILNCLCSDPKNIVFIVSGRGRDPLSKWFFPCEKLGISAEHGYFTRWTRDSQWETCSVAMDCDWKKTVEPVMEVYTATTDGSFIEHKESALVWHYQDADPDFGGCQAKELLDHLESVLANEPVVVKRGRQIVEVKPQGVSKGVVVEDLISSMRSKGKSPDFLFCIGDDRSDEDMFETIARLVGNPSLPPIAEVFACTVGHKPSKAKYYLDDTPDVIELLQGLATASVGPNVTHTLEEDI